A genomic region of Methanobacterium sp. SMA-27 contains the following coding sequences:
- a CDS encoding formylmethanofuran dehydrogenase subunit B: MEIVKNVVCPFCGTLCDDIICKVEGDEIVGTMNACRIGHSKFVHAEGAERYKKPLMRKNGEFVEVSMEEAIDKAATVLAESKRPLMYGWSCTDCDAQAVGVELAEEAKAIIDNTASVCHGPSVLALQDVGYPICTFGEVKNRADVVVYWGCNPFHAHPRHLSRHVYGRGFFRERGKPDRTLIVVDPRESDSSKLADIHLQLDYNKDYELLDAMRAVILGHEILYDEVAGIPKETIYEAVDVLKNAQFGVLFFGMGMTHTRGKHRNIDTAICMVTDLNDSAKFTLIPMRGHYNVTGFNQVCTWESGYPYCVDFATGSARYNPGESGSNDLLQNKETDGMMVIASDPGAHFPQKAIERMAEIPVIAIEPHRTPTTEMADIIIPPAIVGMEAAGTAYRMEGVPIRMRKVVDIDLLSDKEILERILARVKEINASK, translated from the coding sequence TTGGAAATCGTAAAAAATGTTGTTTGTCCGTTTTGCGGAACCTTATGCGACGACATCATCTGTAAAGTTGAAGGAGACGAAATAGTAGGTACAATGAACGCATGCAGGATAGGACACAGTAAATTTGTTCATGCTGAAGGTGCTGAAAGGTACAAAAAGCCACTTATGAGAAAGAACGGAGAATTTGTAGAAGTAAGTATGGAAGAGGCAATAGATAAAGCCGCAACAGTACTTGCAGAATCAAAAAGACCCCTTATGTATGGCTGGAGTTGTACAGATTGTGATGCACAGGCAGTAGGGGTAGAACTAGCAGAAGAAGCAAAGGCCATTATAGACAACACCGCATCAGTATGTCACGGACCATCTGTACTCGCTCTACAAGATGTAGGATACCCTATATGCACATTTGGAGAAGTTAAAAATCGTGCAGACGTTGTTGTTTATTGGGGATGTAACCCATTTCATGCACACCCAAGACACTTGTCAAGGCATGTTTATGGCAGAGGGTTCTTCAGAGAAAGGGGAAAACCAGACAGAACACTAATAGTTGTCGACCCTAGAGAATCAGATTCCTCTAAACTAGCAGACATACATCTGCAGTTGGACTATAACAAGGACTATGAACTCTTGGATGCAATGAGGGCAGTTATACTCGGTCATGAAATTTTATACGACGAAGTTGCAGGTATACCAAAAGAAACAATATACGAAGCTGTTGATGTTCTTAAAAATGCACAGTTTGGTGTTCTCTTCTTTGGAATGGGTATGACACATACTCGAGGTAAACATAGAAACATAGACACAGCCATATGCATGGTTACAGACCTGAATGACAGTGCAAAATTCACCCTTATACCTATGAGGGGCCACTACAATGTTACAGGATTTAACCAAGTATGTACATGGGAAAGTGGATATCCTTATTGTGTTGACTTTGCAACTGGAAGCGCAAGATACAATCCCGGTGAATCAGGTTCAAACGACCTTCTGCAGAACAAAGAAACCGATGGAATGATGGTAATAGCTTCAGATCCTGGTGCTCATTTCCCGCAGAAAGCCATAGAAAGGATGGCTGAGATACCCGTGATTGCTATTGAGCCTCACAGGACCCCAACTACAGAAATGGCAGATATAATTATACCGCCGGCAATAGTGGGTATGGAAGCCGCAGGTACTGCATATAGAATGGAAGGAGTTCCAATCAGGATGAGAAAGGTGGTTGACATCGATCTGCTGTCCGACAAGGAAATCCTTGAAAGAATTCTTGCAAGGGTAAAAGAGATCAACGCATCAAAATAG
- a CDS encoding ABC transporter ATP-binding protein has translation MEVIDATFTYDGMKNIFENISFKVDRGDVFCILGANGAGKTTLIKCLTGLLAPSSGKVLLNNINIHSLNASEIAKEIGYIPQIHNSTFAFTVLDVVLMGRSPYLDIFESPSRKDIKIADKALKTLNIAHMRNKPYTEISGGEQQLVFIARVLTQEPDILILDEPTSHLDFGNQIRTLDVIEKLAKNGLSILMSSHFPDHAFISANKVAILKDKNLIDIGTPSEVITEKNMEETYGIKVNIVEFDDRKACIPLKIK, from the coding sequence ATGGAAGTAATTGATGCTACTTTTACTTACGATGGAATGAAAAATATTTTTGAAAATATTAGCTTTAAAGTGGACAGAGGAGATGTTTTTTGCATATTAGGGGCAAATGGCGCCGGTAAAACTACTCTGATTAAATGTTTAACTGGTTTATTGGCTCCAAGCTCTGGAAAAGTACTTCTAAACAATATTAACATACATTCTTTAAATGCATCTGAAATTGCTAAAGAAATTGGATATATCCCCCAGATTCACAATTCAACCTTTGCATTCACAGTTTTAGATGTTGTTTTGATGGGTAGATCACCCTATCTCGACATATTCGAATCGCCCAGCAGGAAAGATATCAAAATAGCAGATAAAGCTCTTAAAACCCTAAATATTGCCCATATGAGGAATAAACCTTATACAGAAATTAGTGGTGGAGAACAGCAGCTAGTCTTTATAGCACGTGTACTAACTCAGGAACCTGATATTTTGATTCTCGATGAACCCACATCCCACCTTGATTTCGGCAACCAGATAAGAACATTAGATGTTATAGAAAAGTTAGCTAAAAACGGGTTATCTATTCTGATGTCCTCCCACTTTCCAGATCATGCTTTTATATCGGCAAATAAAGTAGCTATACTCAAAGATAAAAATTTGATAGATATTGGAACACCATCAGAAGTTATTACTGAAAAAAACATGGAAGAAACATATGGTATAAAGGTTAATATTGTTGAATTTGATGATAGAAAAGCATGTATTCCCTTGAAAATAAAATGA
- a CDS encoding FecCD family ABC transporter permease — MSLRKKIAENSISVTFILIIPLVILFFISFLIGRYPIPPYEVFIAIVSKLFPINANVSPSMNTVIFEIRLPRIFAAMLVGAALSVAGAAFQGLFRNPLVSPDKLGVTAGAGFGAALAILISAGALFIQISALLWGLLAVTITYFLSRTFKGTSMLTLVLCGIAIESFFGALIALSKYVADPYEQLPTIVFWLMGSLASVNIQQLLIVSIPILIGMTILILIRWRLNVLSMGEEEAQTLGVNTGRLQAIVIVSCTVLTASSVSICGIIGWIGLVIPHVARMIVGPDHKILLPVSIILGAFFLLLIDDISRALLSVEIPLGILTAIIGAPFFIYLLGKSKEVWS, encoded by the coding sequence ATGAGTTTAAGAAAAAAAATTGCTGAAAACTCGATATCAGTTACATTTATTCTTATAATACCTCTGGTGATACTGTTTTTTATTTCATTTTTAATAGGTAGATATCCCATACCTCCTTATGAAGTGTTTATCGCAATAGTATCTAAATTATTCCCAATAAATGCAAATGTATCACCATCAATGAATACAGTGATTTTTGAAATAAGATTACCCCGAATTTTTGCCGCCATGCTTGTTGGTGCAGCTTTATCAGTTGCAGGAGCAGCATTTCAAGGGCTATTTAGGAATCCGCTTGTATCTCCGGATAAATTAGGTGTTACAGCAGGTGCGGGATTCGGAGCGGCTCTTGCAATACTGATTTCTGCTGGTGCATTGTTTATACAAATTTCTGCGCTTTTATGGGGACTACTAGCAGTTACAATAACTTATTTTTTAAGCAGAACCTTTAAAGGCACTTCCATGTTGACTTTGGTTCTTTGTGGAATAGCCATTGAATCATTTTTTGGTGCATTGATTGCGCTTTCTAAATATGTTGCTGATCCCTACGAACAATTACCTACCATTGTTTTCTGGCTAATGGGAAGTCTTGCTTCTGTTAACATACAACAGCTCTTAATTGTGAGCATACCCATTTTAATAGGTATGACCATACTTATCCTGATAAGATGGAGATTAAATGTTCTTTCAATGGGTGAAGAAGAGGCACAAACTTTAGGTGTTAATACAGGTAGATTACAAGCTATTGTTATTGTAAGCTGCACTGTTTTAACAGCATCATCGGTCAGTATATGTGGCATTATAGGGTGGATTGGTTTGGTGATACCTCATGTAGCAAGGATGATTGTAGGTCCTGATCATAAGATTCTTTTACCTGTTAGTATAATTCTAGGAGCTTTTTTCCTACTCTTGATAGATGATATATCAAGAGCACTGCTAAGTGTTGAAATTCCATTAGGAATATTAACCGCGATTATTGGTGCACCATTCTTCATATACCTCCTAGGAAAAAGTAAAGAGGTGTGGTCTTGA
- a CDS encoding ABC transporter substrate-binding protein, producing MNNKKIVIISLIGIIVVIGTLYVYTHYNTDNSSISEGHISDMGGRSVQIPPQINKIASLSYSVTVEIYMLAPDKLVGWDSNRTTAENLYMPIKYQNLPIMGGGKKDANYETYLSKDPDVVFVGHGGSIDDINKLQEKLGSVPLLDVEGDNNITSLPESIKFLGTALGENEKSIELISFYDNVLNKVNSTSSTIPDTEKKRVYYARDSTGLMTNPEGSTHTQLIELSGGINVAQVPLTKGSIGVSMEQILDWNPDVIIASDPSFYNNVYSNPLWQNVKAVKDKQVYLVPNSPFNWFEGPPGANTIIGIPWTAKVLYPDKFKDIDLKNLTKEYYSNFYHFNLTDDQVYNILSSSGLKEF from the coding sequence ATGAATAATAAAAAAATAGTAATAATATCCTTAATTGGAATAATAGTCGTTATAGGGACACTTTATGTATATACACATTATAATACAGATAATTCTTCAATTTCAGAAGGTCATATATCCGATATGGGAGGAAGAAGTGTTCAAATTCCCCCACAAATAAACAAAATTGCTTCCCTTTCATATTCTGTGACTGTTGAAATTTACATGCTTGCACCGGATAAATTAGTTGGATGGGATTCAAATAGAACAACTGCAGAAAATCTATACATGCCCATTAAATACCAGAATCTTCCGATTATGGGTGGAGGTAAAAAGGATGCAAACTATGAAACATATCTTTCTAAGGATCCTGATGTGGTGTTTGTGGGTCATGGTGGGTCAATAGACGATATAAATAAACTTCAGGAAAAACTCGGATCTGTTCCATTATTAGATGTAGAAGGAGACAATAATATAACTTCACTCCCAGAATCTATTAAATTTCTTGGAACGGCTCTTGGAGAGAATGAAAAATCTATAGAATTAATTTCATTCTATGATAATGTTTTAAATAAGGTAAATTCCACTTCATCAACGATCCCCGATACTGAAAAAAAAAGGGTTTACTATGCAAGGGACTCAACAGGTTTAATGACCAACCCTGAAGGTTCAACTCACACTCAACTTATAGAACTCAGTGGTGGAATAAATGTAGCTCAGGTTCCACTTACGAAAGGGAGTATAGGCGTATCTATGGAGCAGATATTGGATTGGAACCCCGATGTTATTATAGCCAGCGACCCAAGTTTCTATAATAATGTTTATTCAAACCCATTATGGCAAAATGTTAAGGCTGTAAAAGATAAACAGGTTTATTTAGTGCCAAATTCTCCATTCAATTGGTTTGAAGGCCCTCCCGGAGCCAATACAATAATTGGAATCCCTTGGACAGCTAAAGTACTATATCCTGATAAATTTAAGGATATTGACCTTAAAAATCTTACTAAAGAGTATTACTCCAACTTCTACCATTTCAATTTAACAGATGATCAAGTATATAACATATTATCATCATCGGGACTCAAAGAATTCTAA
- a CDS encoding DUF11 domain-containing protein, translating into MNIRSILSLMLVLFTIFLTIGSAFAGATIGVKFDKGTVHVNDTINLIITITNPGPDDLSNVAIYAPFPNGLNLMSFSTGTTKNNYNIDSGIWQVDYLRLSSRGGGVKTLTITAMVGPELAGKTVKATADYISVSSGDPPIPLNGLSGSSTTLKVLDNNTINSTNNSTNNSTGNETNNNTDNITNNVTDNSKNNITANDTNNSLIKNNSINLQNINTTKSALTQTLSNNNTNGTNIGKNGQILPNTNPSYQKAYEVYSNPNTENSPLMVYVVGLLAIMGLVAIGYFYGVKK; encoded by the coding sequence TTGAATATTAGATCTATACTATCATTAATGTTGGTTCTTTTTACTATATTTTTAACAATTGGATCAGCGTTTGCAGGTGCCACTATTGGAGTAAAATTTGATAAAGGCACGGTTCATGTTAATGATACAATTAACTTAATAATTACTATAACCAATCCTGGTCCTGATGATTTAAGCAATGTTGCTATATATGCACCATTTCCCAATGGTTTGAATTTAATGAGTTTTTCAACTGGAACAACTAAAAATAATTATAACATTGATTCCGGGATTTGGCAGGTTGATTATTTGAGACTATCTTCCCGGGGGGGAGGAGTAAAAACATTAACCATAACAGCAATGGTAGGTCCTGAACTGGCTGGAAAAACAGTAAAAGCTACAGCAGATTATATTAGTGTTTCATCTGGAGATCCTCCAATTCCATTAAATGGCTTATCAGGGTCATCAACAACTTTAAAAGTTTTAGATAATAACACTATTAATTCTACAAATAACAGTACTAATAACTCTACGGGTAATGAAACAAATAATAATACGGATAATATTACAAATAATGTTACAGATAACAGTAAAAACAACATCACGGCGAATGATACGAATAATAGTTTGATAAAAAATAATTCAATAAATTTGCAAAATATAAATACTACAAAAAGTGCATTAACACAAACGCTTTCTAATAATAACACCAATGGAACAAACATTGGAAAAAATGGTCAGATTTTACCAAATACAAACCCTTCCTATCAAAAAGCCTACGAAGTCTATTCAAATCCTAATACTGAAAATAGTCCATTAATGGTGTATGTGGTGGGTTTACTGGCAATCATGGGTTTAGTTGCGATCGGTTACTTCTATGGAGTAAAAAAATAA
- a CDS encoding MotA/TolQ/ExbB proton channel family protein yields the protein MAFEENITSISSNTIHIVSQSLLIPVMAVLVIFFIYSLINLGTLISEYYYRRKVKIDFKNLQRLILSVSEHESSDEIMNIIEESALPRSHKEVLITVLESSKLGPDSREALARKMVEDEEITAAKKLEKTDIIAKIAPAVGLMGTLIPLGPGLTALGAGDIQNLADHLMMAFDAAVLGMASAAIGFTISKIRRRWYEEEISTLDSLAESILEVLKF from the coding sequence GTGGCTTTTGAAGAAAATATTACGAGTATATCCAGCAATACCATCCACATAGTTTCCCAGAGCCTTTTAATACCCGTAATGGCAGTTCTTGTCATATTCTTTATTTACTCTCTCATTAATCTTGGTACTTTAATATCAGAATATTACTACAGAAGAAAAGTTAAAATTGATTTTAAAAATCTTCAGAGGCTTATCTTATCTGTATCAGAACATGAATCATCCGATGAAATAATGAATATAATTGAAGAAAGTGCACTTCCTAGAAGCCATAAAGAAGTATTAATTACAGTATTGGAAAGTTCAAAATTAGGACCCGATTCAAGAGAAGCACTTGCCAGAAAAATGGTGGAAGATGAAGAGATTACAGCGGCTAAAAAATTGGAAAAAACAGATATTATAGCGAAGATAGCACCAGCAGTTGGTTTGATGGGGACATTGATACCTTTAGGTCCAGGACTCACAGCTTTAGGGGCTGGTGACATTCAGAACCTAGCAGATCATCTTATGATGGCTTTTGATGCTGCAGTTCTTGGTATGGCATCTGCTGCAATCGGTTTCACCATTTCTAAAATTAGAAGGAGATGGTATGAGGAAGAGATTTCAACACTTGATAGTCTGGCAGAATCAATATTGGAGGTTTTAAAATTTTAA
- a CDS encoding DUF2149 domain-containing protein — MIYAVNMVDCMLVLAVGFLIFSVMSMNIQSVVFSDMTFQEKTQVSQIIKQTVQIQMGQQLNNTPQIQNNNGSGYSEMGKVYKDTTTGKLIMIPGG, encoded by the coding sequence ATGATTTATGCAGTGAACATGGTAGACTGTATGCTAGTTCTTGCTGTGGGTTTTCTTATATTCTCAGTAATGTCTATGAACATTCAAAGTGTTGTGTTCAGTGATATGACATTTCAGGAGAAAACACAAGTTTCTCAAATAATAAAACAGACTGTACAGATTCAGATGGGCCAACAACTGAACAACACCCCCCAAATACAAAACAATAACGGTAGTGGTTATTCTGAGATGGGGAAAGTTTACAAGGACACTACAACCGGAAAGTTGATCATGATTCCTGGTGGTTGA
- a CDS encoding ABC transporter substrate-binding protein, with protein MTIFVCMDDTDNLNSRGTGRLARAVAAELKKTYPVYGVTRHQLYVHNDIPYTSHNSCAVIHLDIEEQKFIDDIFEIVRIEMLKDFIEGSDPGLAVAHENQITPALIAFGKDAKGTVLTQEKARILAKNLNIRLEGLGGTEDGVIGSMAGIGLAFAGNDGRFLLKGSIRELLGPQPIEKFINAGIDGVYTLDGRQLNEGIILNTQNKSVKPCPITGKAILFVEEVDGMFHAVKRN; from the coding sequence ATGACAATCTTTGTATGTATGGATGATACAGATAACCTTAATTCAAGAGGAACAGGTAGATTAGCTCGTGCGGTAGCAGCTGAACTAAAAAAAACCTATCCTGTCTATGGAGTCACAAGACATCAACTTTATGTTCACAATGATATTCCTTATACTTCCCATAATAGCTGTGCCGTAATACATCTTGATATTGAAGAACAAAAGTTTATAGATGATATTTTTGAGATTGTTAGAATTGAAATGTTAAAGGACTTCATTGAGGGAAGTGACCCTGGCCTAGCAGTGGCACATGAAAATCAAATTACACCTGCATTGATAGCTTTTGGCAAAGATGCAAAAGGTACAGTTTTAACACAAGAAAAAGCAAGAATTCTTGCCAAAAATCTAAACATTCGCCTTGAAGGTCTTGGTGGAACCGAAGATGGAGTAATAGGATCTATGGCAGGTATTGGTCTAGCTTTTGCAGGAAATGATGGTAGATTTTTACTTAAAGGGAGTATAAGGGAGTTATTGGGCCCTCAACCTATTGAAAAATTTATCAATGCGGGGATTGATGGAGTATATACTCTTGATGGGCGTCAATTAAATGAAGGTATTATATTAAACACTCAGAATAAATCTGTAAAACCATGTCCAATAACTGGGAAAGCCATTTTATTTGTTGAAGAAGTAGATGGGATGTTTCATGCGGTAAAAAGAAACTGA
- a CDS encoding ABC transporter ATP-binding protein — protein sequence MPLLEIENIFKEYDGKNILENINLRIKRGTTLGIIGPTGCGKTTLLRIVDLIEKPSSGKIYLDGKDVSKSNMEELNYRRKIGMVFQKPVVFKGTVLENIQYGLNIRGLDAEPTQYKINEILESLGLEGYEDRKASSLSGGEIQRIALARAMIIEPEILMLDEPTANLDPLSTEKIEEMIEEIRNKNETTIIMSTHNLIQGQRLCDEIAIINHRIHQIGKPEDIFRRPQNSFVAEFVGMKNVIKGQAKKFNDNLTLINIGAINVFASKSIEGNVYMSIRPEDITISKLKVETSALNDLKGIVKGIVDDGTLIKLKVDVGEIFTVYLTRKSFFDLEISIGSNLWLQFKASAVNVFK from the coding sequence ATGCCTCTACTTGAGATTGAAAATATATTCAAGGAATATGATGGGAAAAATATTTTAGAAAATATTAACCTTCGTATTAAAAGAGGAACTACTTTAGGAATTATTGGACCCACTGGATGTGGAAAAACTACTCTATTAAGAATAGTAGATTTAATTGAAAAACCTAGTTCTGGAAAAATATATCTTGATGGGAAAGATGTTTCAAAATCAAATATGGAAGAGTTGAATTACCGAAGAAAGATTGGAATGGTATTCCAAAAACCTGTGGTTTTTAAAGGTACTGTCCTCGAAAATATACAATACGGATTGAATATAAGGGGCCTCGATGCCGAACCTACACAATATAAGATTAATGAAATCTTGGAATCTTTAGGATTAGAAGGATATGAAGATCGGAAAGCATCCTCCCTTTCTGGTGGAGAAATCCAAAGAATTGCTTTAGCTAGGGCTATGATAATTGAACCAGAAATTTTAATGCTCGATGAACCAACAGCTAATTTAGATCCTTTATCAACAGAAAAAATAGAAGAAATGATAGAGGAGATTAGGAATAAAAATGAAACAACCATAATTATGTCTACCCACAACTTAATACAAGGCCAAAGGCTTTGTGACGAAATTGCTATTATCAATCACAGAATTCACCAAATTGGAAAGCCAGAAGACATTTTCAGAAGACCCCAAAACAGTTTTGTTGCTGAATTTGTGGGAATGAAAAATGTGATAAAAGGTCAAGCTAAAAAATTCAATGATAATTTGACTTTAATAAATATCGGAGCTATCAATGTTTTCGCCTCTAAATCCATTGAAGGAAATGTTTATATGAGCATAAGACCTGAAGATATTACAATATCGAAATTAAAGGTTGAAACCAGTGCTTTAAACGATTTAAAAGGAATTGTAAAAGGAATCGTAGATGATGGAACACTTATTAAACTTAAAGTTGATGTTGGAGAAATTTTTACAGTTTATTTAACCAGAAAATCATTTTTTGATCTTGAAATCAGTATAGGATCCAATTTATGGCTGCAGTTTAAAGCATCAGCAGTTAATGTTTTCAAATAA
- a CDS encoding ABC transporter permease, with the protein MNEILNGFIQAIELIIRLDPEVIGITLRTLEITLSSTFIGVIISIPLGGIIYFKNFRGKRSVINLIQTLYSLPTVLVGLLVFLIISNEGPLGSLNLLFTPGGMIMGQTILILPIITGFTITALYGVKDEIKDLALSLGASEFQTIYTIMKEAKYAIYAAVILGFGRAISEVGVALMIGGNIRGFTRVITTTMSLETAKGNLELSIALGIILLSIALIINLTLNHFQEK; encoded by the coding sequence GTGAACGAAATTTTAAACGGATTTATTCAAGCAATAGAACTCATTATTAGACTAGACCCGGAAGTAATAGGTATAACACTACGTACACTCGAAATTACGTTATCATCAACATTTATTGGAGTAATTATTTCAATACCTTTGGGGGGTATAATTTATTTCAAAAATTTTAGAGGTAAAAGAAGTGTTATAAATCTCATTCAAACTCTTTACAGCCTTCCAACAGTTCTGGTAGGCCTACTAGTATTTTTAATCATATCCAATGAAGGCCCATTAGGGAGTTTAAATCTCCTTTTCACACCAGGAGGTATGATTATGGGCCAAACTATACTTATACTCCCAATTATAACTGGATTTACCATTACCGCATTATATGGAGTAAAGGATGAAATTAAGGATCTAGCACTTTCTTTAGGTGCAAGTGAATTTCAAACCATTTATACCATAATGAAGGAAGCTAAGTATGCTATTTATGCTGCAGTCATACTGGGATTTGGAAGGGCTATCTCTGAAGTAGGAGTAGCTCTTATGATAGGGGGTAATATCAGAGGATTTACTAGGGTAATCACCACTACTATGTCCCTTGAAACCGCCAAAGGAAACTTAGAACTATCAATAGCCCTTGGAATAATTCTACTTAGCATCGCACTTATAATTAATCTAACATTAAACCATTTCCAGGAGAAATAA
- a CDS encoding substrate-binding domain-containing protein, with product MERNTKIMTALAVTIVAIVAIGAFAFTGGISGKQTLKIATTTSLEDTGLLPVLESAFEKKYPNIDVQFIAAGTGQALEYGKKGDVDLVMVHSKKQEEQFVADGYGTQRYPFAYNYFYIVGPANDPAKINGTNATTAFTNIREFGTTNPNQIKFVSRGDSSGTNTKEIALWNATGIDYNQTIRNQTWYVESGKGMGDTLTIADQKSAYTLSDSGTFLAYVGKLKLVPFVTKGKDLLNIYSLIPENTQKFPNVNNAAAMKWVDFVLSPEGQTIVGDYGKDKYGQQLFIPLAGQPEPTN from the coding sequence ATGGAAAGAAATACGAAAATTATGACAGCATTGGCCGTTACAATTGTAGCAATTGTAGCAATAGGTGCCTTTGCATTCACCGGCGGAATTAGTGGAAAACAAACGCTAAAAATCGCCACCACCACCAGTTTAGAAGACACAGGATTATTACCCGTGCTCGAATCTGCTTTTGAAAAGAAATATCCTAATATAGATGTTCAGTTCATTGCCGCAGGAACTGGTCAGGCTCTTGAATATGGTAAAAAAGGTGATGTGGATCTTGTAATGGTTCACTCCAAAAAACAAGAAGAACAATTTGTTGCAGATGGTTATGGTACTCAAAGATACCCATTTGCCTACAACTACTTCTATATTGTGGGGCCCGCCAATGACCCTGCAAAGATTAATGGTACTAATGCAACAACTGCATTTACCAACATAAGAGAGTTTGGTACAACAAATCCTAATCAAATTAAATTTGTATCCCGTGGAGATAGTTCAGGAACTAATACTAAAGAAATTGCACTATGGAATGCTACAGGTATTGATTACAACCAAACCATAAGAAATCAAACATGGTACGTTGAATCAGGAAAGGGTATGGGAGATACTTTGACTATAGCAGACCAAAAATCTGCTTACACACTTTCAGATTCTGGTACATTCCTGGCATATGTTGGTAAATTAAAATTGGTTCCTTTTGTAACAAAGGGTAAAGACTTGTTAAATATATATTCCTTAATACCAGAAAATACTCAAAAGTTCCCTAATGTAAACAATGCTGCAGCCATGAAATGGGTTGACTTTGTTCTATCACCTGAAGGACAGACTATTGTTGGAGACTATGGAAAAGATAAATACGGTCAACAGCTATTTATTCCTTTAGCCGGACAACCGGAACCAACTAATTAG
- a CDS encoding molybdopterin-binding protein encodes MKMSARNCLKGEVIGVEKGPNTATVKIKVESPGVITAIISKESVEDLDIQLGDELSAIIKSTEVIVAKE; translated from the coding sequence ATGAAGATGAGTGCAAGGAACTGTCTTAAAGGGGAAGTAATAGGTGTAGAAAAGGGACCAAATACGGCTACTGTAAAGATAAAAGTAGAATCGCCCGGTGTTATAACTGCCATAATTTCTAAAGAATCAGTAGAGGATCTTGATATTCAATTAGGTGATGAATTGAGTGCAATCATAAAATCTACTGAGGTAATTGTGGCCAAAGAATGA